In Nasonia vitripennis strain AsymCx chromosome 2, Nvit_psr_1.1, whole genome shotgun sequence, a genomic segment contains:
- the LOC100679902 gene encoding mediator of RNA polymerase II transcription subunit 15-like isoform X2: MPLLQRYTLLTLATLAVIQVARAEPPSSSNGVRPSNVLGGLEQHASFSFVRPGLTQTAFAFNGPSSHQAFSSSVGDPHLAQRVLPSVANALAYRNPGLGYSPVSPITTAYAAGPQPAAAAAAAPVGAYQQQQYDYQQQQQDLALAYQQQIQQYQQYQLQQQQHQQQYQQQQQQPQQYQQQYQQQIYPGYTQQAQAEPIDAASQQNAVHQAHLARLVASRFTGSQAQPISSDAEQIQLQQQQQAQQQQQNANLLGVAYSSAPSVAHVKVSGNGYKFDF, from the exons ATGCCG CTGTTGCAGAGGTACACACTACTGACGCTGGCTACTTTGGCGGTGATCCAAGTTGCCCGAGCCGAGCCTccaagcagcagcaacggcgtCAGGCCTTCCAACGTGCTGGGCGGCCTGGAGCAACATGCCTCGTTCAGCTTTGTAAGGCCGGGCCTCACGCAGACCGCCTTCGCTTTCAACGGGCCGTCCTCTCATCAGGCATTCAGCTCGAGCGTCGGCGATCCTCATCTGGCGCAACGAGTCCTGCCCAGCGTCGCCAACGCCCTCGCTTACCGCAATCCTGGATTAG GCTACTCACCGGTGAGCCCCATCACCACGGCCTACGCGGCAGGTCCACAGCCGGCGGCTGCGGCAGCTGCTGCCCCGGTTGGCGCCTATCAGCAACAGCAGTACGACTaccagcaacaacagcaggacTTGGCTTTGGCCTACCAGCAGCAGATCCAGCAGTACCAACAGTACCAgctgcaacaacagcagcaccagcaacagtaccagcaacagcagcaacagccacAGCAGTACCAGCAACAGTACCAGCAGCAAATCTATCCCG GATATACCCAACAAGCACAAGCTGAACCTATTGACGCGGCTAGCCAACAGAACGCTGTGCATCAGGCTCATCTTGCTCGACTTGTCGCCTCGAGATTCACCGGCTCTCAAGCTCAGCCAATAAGCAGCGATGCCGAGCAGATTCAGCttcagcaacagcaacaagcacaacagcagcagcaaaatgCAAATCTGCTGGGAGTCGCGTATTCGTCGGCACCGTCGGTAGCTCATGTTAAAGTAAGCGGTAATGGTTATAAATTTGACTTCTGA
- the LOC100679902 gene encoding mediator of RNA polymerase II transcription subunit 15-like isoform X1: protein MNQKPLLTSISLSLSLRGSKLLQRYTLLTLATLAVIQVARAEPPSSSNGVRPSNVLGGLEQHASFSFVRPGLTQTAFAFNGPSSHQAFSSSVGDPHLAQRVLPSVANALAYRNPGLGYSPVSPITTAYAAGPQPAAAAAAAPVGAYQQQQYDYQQQQQDLALAYQQQIQQYQQYQLQQQQHQQQYQQQQQQPQQYQQQYQQQIYPGYTQQAQAEPIDAASQQNAVHQAHLARLVASRFTGSQAQPISSDAEQIQLQQQQQAQQQQQNANLLGVAYSSAPSVAHVKVSGNGYKFDF, encoded by the exons ATGAATCAAAAGCCGCTACTcacctctatctctctctctctttctctccgtggCTCCAAGCTGTTGCAGAGGTACACACTACTGACGCTGGCTACTTTGGCGGTGATCCAAGTTGCCCGAGCCGAGCCTccaagcagcagcaacggcgtCAGGCCTTCCAACGTGCTGGGCGGCCTGGAGCAACATGCCTCGTTCAGCTTTGTAAGGCCGGGCCTCACGCAGACCGCCTTCGCTTTCAACGGGCCGTCCTCTCATCAGGCATTCAGCTCGAGCGTCGGCGATCCTCATCTGGCGCAACGAGTCCTGCCCAGCGTCGCCAACGCCCTCGCTTACCGCAATCCTGGATTAG GCTACTCACCGGTGAGCCCCATCACCACGGCCTACGCGGCAGGTCCACAGCCGGCGGCTGCGGCAGCTGCTGCCCCGGTTGGCGCCTATCAGCAACAGCAGTACGACTaccagcaacaacagcaggacTTGGCTTTGGCCTACCAGCAGCAGATCCAGCAGTACCAACAGTACCAgctgcaacaacagcagcaccagcaacagtaccagcaacagcagcaacagccacAGCAGTACCAGCAACAGTACCAGCAGCAAATCTATCCCG GATATACCCAACAAGCACAAGCTGAACCTATTGACGCGGCTAGCCAACAGAACGCTGTGCATCAGGCTCATCTTGCTCGACTTGTCGCCTCGAGATTCACCGGCTCTCAAGCTCAGCCAATAAGCAGCGATGCCGAGCAGATTCAGCttcagcaacagcaacaagcacaacagcagcagcaaaatgCAAATCTGCTGGGAGTCGCGTATTCGTCGGCACCGTCGGTAGCTCATGTTAAAGTAAGCGGTAATGGTTATAAATTTGACTTCTGA